Within the Erigeron canadensis isolate Cc75 chromosome 6, C_canadensis_v1, whole genome shotgun sequence genome, the region AAAGGATTATATGTCaccaacatatatatgtgtacatATACACTATATTTTATTGACCGAAGCGAATAAATAATACGTAACAATATCAACTTATCAAGTATCAAGAAATCCGgtgattttgaaaataaaatctCTTAACTTTAAGGTCTTTCCTCTTTCCGTGCATATGGAATATGCTACATTTTCATCATGTTTTCGACGACCCCATATTATGTGGGGTGGAGTTATTGTTTCTTCATCGTCTTCAAATATGTCAGATTTAACCAATGATTCATCTTCACTAACAAacaagtttgatttattttcgGGGATACTAATTGGAACGGATAAtctatttttcttctttctttttctctttaacATGTTATGTTGACGCTTCTCAAACATATTATAATTATCTTGTTTATTCCATACTTCATGAACTTCCAAAAATATCACATCCGattcttcaaattcttcttctCCCATCGTTCGTACATGTATATACGAGGAGAAAGATCGAGTTTAATAAAAGGAATTAGCAAAAATGATGGGAAACTAAACAAATTAAGCAATGGATGagtttatatacgagtatataggAAGCAAGATGAATCGTGTAAGACACAATATTGTTATTGTGTGTAGGGGGTTTGTTCTTGTTGTAAGTCTTGTTTTTTGTCCTTAGTCGTTAGatttaattaaagataaagCCTTCACACAATAGTTTCTTGTTGCAAAGAGTAGACATCTTTGTCAAAGAATTCGTGAAAATTAAATACTttaaatgactttgacattttcCTATGCCACTAGCTACTATTGCAAATTAAGATATGGACATGGACATCTCATTTATTACTGTAGTATTTACTTACGTATCGAACACTCAACTTCTATGAAATTTCCAGGTTTGTTTACCGAAGAGAAGGAGTATTTGTGGTTTGTTAAACAAGCATAATATCCACAAGTTGTGGCAAAGTTTTAttttaggagtgacaatttATTATAAGGATAGATATAGTAATTTAAGGTTGCAGTATGTGAAAGAGCATTTTTGGAATCATAAATACAGTGAAAGGGGCtttttggagaaaaaaaatatatgcgtAATTATTTAAGACATAGCATAAATAAGATCTAAAATGTTTTGagtaaagagaaaaaaatgggTATTAGTTCATTTAGTAAAGATTTTCTATCGAGAAATTTCTTTTTGAGAATCAACTTTGGGTTTTTCTTATTGATATCCCGAGATATTGATTAAGGTgcatttaatgaatttaatatatcttaaaatatgaaaacatgCATTTAACTCTTCCTAATAGTTAAGAAACATGGAGATGTTAAAGAAATATTGAGTTCACTAAATACAACTTAACCAATGTTCTAGGTTAGTAAAACCCAAAATTTAATCCTAAAAAAAATCTTTACTAAATGAACTACCGgtgtttctttattttttttgtatataatagGAAAGTagatttgccgttaaaaaataaaaaagtaaatttgcGTGTTATTAATTTCGAAGGATATAATAACCACAAAAATTTTTACGGGATTTTTGATCAAACGAACATATGAAGTAATAATTTgattatcttaatcttaatatatactacagtataagacagttgaactaatgactaattaaccaatcacatcgttcgatttcatcaaattggcttttgatgatgtcatcatttagataaactacaaactaaaaatcctaataatcattatccaaagatattattacattaatatttatattaatttgtagaaaaagtctcattaatttacacttttttgttttccatcaataatttacactttttaatactaaatatttaatttatatttattttttgccatcaatttgagagaattttttaaaatttacaatcatttaattaaataaaaaaatttaacatatgaaaaaaaatatttgtgatCCTGCGCCATCAATATGTCTAAGTTAATAATGACAGTAacgaacatatgattattgtactacaacttgcaaaatataacacttaaaactgtgtttctttaaaattataagtttttatgacttaaatgtatgaagatctaatattgataatatcgtacactagatacgggtctaaaatctagtctACTactatatagttttaaaaatcataaatttatgGAACAAATTACTTGTAAAGTGTCCTTTTTTATAGACCCCCTTTACTCATGAAGGTCACACCTCAGGAATGTAGAGATTCGGAAACTAATTTTAATGTCGTAAGGACATGTTTTGTACCCGTATATAATCATAGCTCAAACTAATTTTAATGTACtaagaacatatatatttttttttattctgtcATTATCTGATTAACAATAATTTTAGTTACAGAAATGTACCAAAATGctattcatttgtttttttcctCTAAACGTGAATTCGAGTCTTGGTTGACGCAttctaaaaatatgttttttcaaTCCACTCTaatgtcaattttttttacCCATTAACTCTACTCTAAACAGTGATCACCATCACTTTTTGACACATGTATTGGATAAAATTACATTCAATGTACActactatttaattttttatactatattataatgcatgacttatttgatcaaaattaagtttcaacatttgatAATATATTACACATAATGTATATCTATCTAAAGTTATGTTTAAATTATCTTAATTAAATTCAATGAAGTATATCTTTTTTATGCATGTTGTACATGCAATTACTTAAAGTGGCTTTTATAACctacataattatataaacaaattttgtaacatattcataattaataaaatgagtaaaattttattaaagtatggttttgtaacatatataaataaaaccacttttataaactatataattataacCATTAAGTGtttataactttaaataagtataTCCATAAAATTATTCTAATAATACATCTCTATAAATTTCATGGCCAAAATTTTGGTTGTATAAATTGTAATGACACATAtagatttgatatatataatatgacaaTGTCCATACATGTCAGTAATCATATTTGTTAATAAAACTTTCACGAGTCATGACTAATCGTGACATAAAAAACACTATACGGTGTAATCAATTCGGCCAAATGGGTCaactttagcttttaacatcTCTCTTTATCTTTACTCCCTCATTAATCaaatgctatttttttttataatttttttttttgaattaccAAATATGTCTTTActctaataattattattatccatTAATCTATTGAATCTCTTGTCAAGACACAAAAGACCCTTATCCTCTAACTCAACATTATCTCACATACatagaaaaaacaaacattCTCTACCATCACACAATCACCCTCTTCACTCTACCGGCGATAGACTATCTAACTATCGCTTTTGAAAGATGTCGTTGTAACGCGCAGATacctttttagtatatataaattcagTCAAAGTATCCACTTCTTAAAACTAAACATTTATTCATACACTTAGCCAAAATGAGCTTAAGAGCGTAATCTTATACCTTATATAACTTACATGACTcaaatgatttttctttttatttgtaactaGAAATTTGGGTTGCGCGTTGCGCGACTTCAATTATTGCAATTACGTTTATTTTACTAATACAGTTACGTTAAAGTAGTTTAC harbors:
- the LOC122604850 gene encoding uncharacterized protein LOC122604850; this translates as MGEEEFEESDVIFLEVHEVWNKQDNYNMFEKRQHNMLKRKRKKKNRLSVPISIPENKSNLFVSEDESLVKSDIFEDDEETITPPHIIWGRRKHDENVAYSICTERGKTLKLRDFIFKITGFLDT